A stretch of Gloeocapsopsis sp. IPPAS B-1203 DNA encodes these proteins:
- a CDS encoding beta-ketoacyl-[acyl-carrier-protein] synthase family protein has protein sequence MSKHDVVITGIGIINPAGTGKDEFWHNISTGKSAIRAISRFDSTDFPTKVAGEIAEFEPADYIPRRFIVKTDRFTHYALAATELALQDAALDLTQEDSYRVGVWFGNNAGGWDICERGFYELYNDGATMVNPWQATAWFPTAAQGYVTIRYGIRGYSKSFVCDRASGASGLYFGIKSIQEGFNDVVIAGGSEAPITRFGMTCYYETGEVSAASDPEKAYLPFDRNRSGLVLGEGSTVLVLESKEHALGRGAKIYGKVVSGCMTTDTDPTSGANFERCMARAIQSAQLQPTDIDIVLAEGCGTQQNDRVEGGAIANVFAQAPNVAVSVPKALYGHLYGASCVTEVACSLLAMETEQLPTMNQTEPDSDCRLNFVTQPQSHPVRHALVNSRAREGVNASFVIGQ, from the coding sequence GTGAGTAAACACGATGTAGTCATTACTGGCATTGGTATTATTAACCCTGCTGGTACTGGCAAAGATGAGTTTTGGCACAATATCAGTACAGGTAAATCTGCAATTCGTGCGATTAGCCGTTTTGATTCTACAGACTTTCCAACCAAGGTAGCAGGTGAGATTGCAGAGTTTGAACCAGCAGACTATATTCCGCGTCGCTTCATTGTCAAAACAGATCGATTCACGCACTACGCCTTGGCTGCAACTGAATTGGCACTGCAAGATGCAGCACTTGATTTAACACAAGAAGATTCCTATCGCGTTGGTGTTTGGTTTGGTAACAACGCAGGCGGTTGGGATATCTGCGAACGTGGATTTTACGAACTGTATAACGACGGCGCAACGATGGTTAATCCTTGGCAAGCAACGGCGTGGTTTCCGACAGCGGCTCAAGGGTATGTTACAATCCGCTACGGTATTCGCGGGTACAGCAAGAGTTTTGTTTGCGATCGCGCTAGTGGCGCAAGTGGATTGTACTTTGGCATCAAGTCAATCCAAGAAGGATTTAATGATGTCGTTATTGCTGGCGGTTCGGAAGCACCGATCACGCGGTTTGGGATGACGTGTTATTACGAAACAGGAGAAGTTAGTGCCGCGAGTGATCCAGAAAAAGCTTATTTACCATTTGACCGCAATCGCTCAGGCTTAGTACTAGGTGAGGGCAGTACCGTTTTGGTACTAGAATCAAAAGAACACGCACTTGGGCGTGGTGCGAAGATTTATGGCAAGGTTGTCTCTGGTTGTATGACGACGGATACCGATCCCACTAGCGGTGCTAACTTTGAGCGCTGCATGGCACGCGCGATTCAATCTGCACAACTCCAACCAACAGATATTGATATTGTCTTAGCCGAAGGATGCGGAACGCAACAAAACGATCGCGTTGAGGGCGGAGCGATCGCCAATGTTTTTGCCCAAGCACCAAATGTCGCGGTTTCAGTTCCTAAAGCACTCTACGGGCACCTTTATGGTGCAAGTTGTGTTACTGAGGTAGCTTGCAGCCTTTTGGCAATGGAGACAGAACAATTACCTACAATGAACCAAACTGAGCCAGATTCCGACTGTCGGCTCAACTTTGTCACTCAACCCCAAAGTCATCCGGTGCGCCATGCACTAGTGAATTCTCGCGCTCGCGAGGGAGTCAATGCATCGTTTGTGATTGGTCAGTAA
- a CDS encoding NACHT domain-containing NTPase has product MKVQAGRSLKASPEGLNRANRAMLMFATKLDLADELEVSRSTVQKFFAGKPVGRENFHKICQRLELPWQDVAELENWEEETADLIEEVELVQLGLAHFNSKCDLDVLVQDIRDKVRTTIQQRCGLMRVLDMSQPIELNNIYTKVNLLKKITGRRRLELTDLLKVCAPDEFERPNFGEVTQSSISGLEALQEYTKLVVLGKPGAGKTTFLKHIALQCINGKLKDNRVPILIALKDFAEAPEQPNLLEYIAQQLTTCGVTDSTVIAQILSHGRALVLLDGLDEVQGKNCYRVVQEIRSFSAKFLHSHFVLTCRIATREYTFEEFTEVEIADFDADQITSFAYNWFASQEESRSFLQKLQQNSTIRELATNPLLLTLICLVFAETASFPINRTQFYKEGINLLLKKWDAKRNIEREQVYKNLSVRHKEDLLSQIALQTFEQGEYFFRQQQLEQYIADYIRSLPSVVTATQPLQLDSEIVLKSIEAQHGLLVERARGIYSFSHLTFHEYFTARTIVDNSDVQALNQSLQQLVSHVTEKRWREVFLFSVSMLQNADYLLQSMKQHVDQILVADERLQEFLTWISQKARSMYLQKSVLVRAFYFDLDLARTSNLLSSTLDLARALEPTMTRKINDELALDLALDRTLALNYVIKDTPKCILTFKRVLERAITRASVVDSNLEQELQQLKQVFSSLQDSEFDLWWKANGDTWMEQLKLVSISYRNFGYNWQFNTQQMEKLKQYYDTNQLLIDCLNNSCYVSNRVQQEIQDTLLLPLAELQSLSTWYDACQAS; this is encoded by the coding sequence ATGAAAGTACAGGCAGGGCGATCGCTAAAAGCATCACCAGAAGGACTCAACCGTGCTAATCGGGCTATGTTGATGTTTGCAACTAAACTTGACTTGGCAGATGAGTTAGAAGTCTCTCGCTCGACAGTACAAAAGTTTTTTGCTGGCAAACCAGTAGGGCGGGAAAATTTTCATAAAATCTGTCAAAGATTAGAATTACCTTGGCAAGATGTTGCTGAACTAGAAAATTGGGAGGAAGAAACTGCTGACTTAATTGAGGAAGTTGAACTTGTTCAGTTAGGGTTAGCTCACTTCAATAGTAAGTGTGACCTAGACGTATTAGTACAAGACATACGCGATAAAGTGCGCACTACCATACAACAAAGGTGTGGGCTAATGCGGGTACTAGATATGTCCCAGCCCATCGAATTAAATAACATTTATACTAAGGTAAACCTACTCAAAAAAATTACAGGACGACGCCGATTAGAACTCACTGATTTGCTCAAAGTTTGCGCACCAGACGAATTTGAGCGTCCTAACTTTGGGGAAGTTACTCAAAGCTCAATATCTGGTTTAGAAGCACTGCAAGAGTACACCAAGTTAGTCGTATTGGGTAAACCAGGCGCAGGTAAAACTACTTTTCTAAAACATATTGCCTTGCAGTGTATTAATGGCAAGCTAAAAGATAACCGAGTACCAATATTAATCGCGCTCAAAGACTTTGCTGAAGCACCAGAACAGCCAAATCTGCTTGAGTACATAGCACAGCAGTTGACAACTTGCGGAGTGACGGATTCTACAGTCATTGCACAAATATTAAGTCATGGTAGGGCGCTAGTCTTACTTGATGGACTCGATGAAGTACAGGGAAAAAATTGCTATCGCGTTGTTCAGGAGATCCGAAGTTTTTCAGCTAAGTTTCTTCATAGCCATTTTGTACTTACCTGTAGAATTGCAACACGCGAATATACCTTTGAAGAGTTTACTGAGGTAGAAATTGCTGATTTTGATGCCGATCAGATAACTAGTTTTGCTTATAATTGGTTTGCTTCTCAAGAAGAGAGTCGAAGTTTTCTGCAGAAACTCCAGCAAAACTCTACAATTCGCGAACTAGCTACTAATCCGTTATTACTGACACTGATATGTCTAGTCTTTGCAGAAACAGCTAGTTTTCCCATAAATCGCACCCAATTTTACAAAGAAGGAATAAATTTACTACTAAAAAAATGGGATGCTAAGCGTAATATTGAACGCGAGCAGGTTTACAAAAACTTGTCAGTTAGACACAAGGAAGATCTATTAAGCCAGATTGCTTTACAGACATTTGAGCAAGGTGAATACTTCTTTAGACAGCAGCAACTAGAACAATACATTGCTGATTATATCCGTAGCTTGCCTAGTGTTGTGACAGCTACTCAACCGTTGCAACTCGATAGTGAGATCGTGCTCAAATCAATCGAAGCTCAACATGGCTTGTTAGTCGAGCGTGCTAGAGGAATTTATTCGTTTTCCCACTTGACATTTCATGAATATTTCACTGCACGAACAATTGTTGATAATTCTGATGTTCAAGCTTTAAATCAAAGTTTACAACAACTAGTTAGTCATGTCACGGAGAAACGCTGGCGGGAAGTATTTTTATTCAGCGTTAGTATGTTACAAAATGCTGACTACCTGCTTCAGTCAATGAAGCAACACGTCGATCAAATCCTTGTTGCAGATGAGCGATTACAAGAGTTTCTCACCTGGATTAGTCAAAAAGCCCGTAGTATGTATCTACAGAAGTCGGTACTTGTGAGAGCTTTTTATTTTGACCTTGACTTAGCGCGTACCTCTAATTTACTTAGTAGTACTTTAGATTTAGCGCGTGCACTTGAGCCGACAATGACTCGAAAAATTAATGATGAGCTGGCGCTTGATCTTGCACTTGATCGTACGCTTGCGCTTAACTACGTGATTAAAGACACTCCAAAATGTATTTTGACTTTTAAGCGCGTTCTTGAACGAGCAATTACCCGTGCTAGTGTTGTTGATTCCAATCTAGAGCAAGAATTGCAACAACTTAAACAAGTATTCAGTTCACTTCAGGACAGTGAATTTGACCTGTGGTGGAAAGCTAACGGTGATACTTGGATGGAACAGTTAAAGCTAGTATCGATTTCCTATCGCAATTTTGGCTACAATTGGCAGTTTAATACTCAGCAGATGGAAAAACTTAAACAGTACTACGATACCAATCAATTATTGATAGATTGCCTGAACAATAGCTGTTATGTCAGTAATAGAGTGCAGCAGGAAATTCAAGATACTTTGTTACTGCCACTTGCCGAACTTCAATCATTGTCAACTTGGTACGATGCTTGTCAAGCAAGCTAA
- a CDS encoding carboxymuconolactone decarboxylase family protein yields the protein MKNMMQEAPDVAQSFFDLAKSVKQYSPLDEKVNELVIIGIFSAHRGLRGINTHVERAIAAGATKEEVIAAILLALPIVGITDVNMALDQAMETISHTTAETKEVAGATAS from the coding sequence ATGAAGAACATGATGCAAGAAGCGCCGGATGTTGCCCAGAGTTTCTTCGATCTGGCAAAATCGGTGAAGCAGTATTCTCCGCTTGATGAAAAGGTTAATGAGTTAGTTATTATCGGTATATTTAGCGCACATCGGGGTTTACGAGGCATCAACACGCACGTAGAGCGCGCGATCGCAGCTGGAGCAACCAAAGAAGAAGTGATTGCTGCAATTCTCTTAGCACTACCAATTGTTGGCATTACAGATGTCAATATGGCATTAGATCAAGCAATGGAGACGATCTCACACACCACAGCCGAAACAAAGGAGGTTGCAGGTGCGACGGCTAGTTGA
- a CDS encoding acyl carrier protein, translated as MVMDALKDILLDLGIPEQEITAAALLRKDLQLDSTETVDISLGLKRRFGVNVKLESRKDMTLGDVCEMVNQAIAATATAT; from the coding sequence ATGGTCATGGATGCGCTAAAAGACATTTTGCTTGATTTAGGAATTCCTGAACAAGAAATTACAGCAGCAGCACTCCTCCGCAAAGACTTGCAGCTCGACTCAACAGAAACAGTAGACATTTCTCTAGGATTAAAACGTCGCTTCGGTGTCAATGTCAAACTCGAATCACGCAAAGACATGACATTAGGGGATGTCTGCGAGATGGTTAACCAAGCGATCGCTGCTACTGCTACTGCTACATAA
- a CDS encoding cyclase family protein gives MRRLVDLSVLVENSASEPMEIRVERLDHINGAKHFCAEVATRNAAKSDDRRLEPEDFPNGAFITLDTVTLPTHMGTHIDAPIHYGSDCAGSPARSVDELPLEWFFSDGVRLDLRHKQPQDFISIADIKTALDATKHQLKPLDIVLVWTGTDKLWGKREYFSHAPGMSREATEWLVEQGIKVIGIDTYGFDRPFVTMLEDFWRTGDRSYLWPAHFYGREREYIQIERLVNLEQLPDTGFQVACFPLRVKGLDASWVRAVGIVNG, from the coding sequence GTGCGACGGCTAGTTGACTTGAGTGTCTTAGTCGAAAACTCGGCTTCAGAGCCGATGGAAATTCGCGTTGAGCGACTCGATCACATCAATGGTGCTAAGCATTTTTGTGCGGAAGTGGCAACGCGAAATGCTGCTAAGTCTGACGATCGCCGTCTTGAACCTGAAGATTTTCCCAATGGTGCCTTTATTACTTTAGATACTGTCACCTTACCCACACACATGGGGACGCATATTGACGCCCCGATTCATTACGGTTCAGATTGTGCAGGTTCTCCAGCGCGTTCTGTCGATGAATTACCCCTAGAGTGGTTTTTCAGTGATGGAGTACGACTCGACTTACGCCACAAACAGCCACAAGACTTTATTAGCATTGCAGACATCAAAACTGCCTTAGATGCAACTAAACACCAACTCAAGCCTCTAGATATTGTTCTAGTTTGGACAGGAACCGATAAACTTTGGGGTAAGCGTGAGTATTTTTCCCATGCACCAGGCATGAGTCGAGAAGCGACTGAGTGGTTAGTAGAACAAGGCATCAAAGTTATCGGCATTGACACCTACGGCTTTGACCGTCCATTTGTCACGATGCTAGAAGACTTTTGGCGGACAGGCGATCGCAGTTATCTTTGGCCAGCACACTTCTATGGTCGCGAACGCGAATACATTCAAATCGAACGTCTCGTCAATCTCGAACAGCTACCCGATACAGGATTTCAAGTTGCTTGCTTTCCTTTGCGTGTTAAAGGATTAGATGCAAGTTGGGTACGCGCAGTAGGGATAGTAAATGGGTAA
- a CDS encoding tetratricopeptide repeat protein — protein MVENELMNLARNQEYEKILNQYQDYAIASIAEVADFLRAEDVYKVTTKLYQHLLKHKETPDFHYGIGQCYGKTYNYETSLYHLEQAFITNRNEGANYYAYILERNFLMDRAYEWYHKALKNGYDDDLWTLSHYAYFLEKYNRLEEAEQVYNDVLTKNPAYTWAIKRYAVFLLKQNDSNRSVQVMQDALQKFPNNPFVKLNYLEYLIIRGMLEEYDEYSQSLGYDKLVLPFQILIDLFDYFCYFLLQGKTDIMRVKFYKEKIKKFKDGIHRDFDDLTDILATNNGDLVEWKRLLEALLV, from the coding sequence ATGGTAGAAAACGAGTTGATGAATCTTGCTCGCAACCAAGAGTATGAAAAGATTCTTAATCAGTATCAAGACTATGCGATCGCTTCTATTGCTGAAGTTGCAGATTTCTTACGCGCGGAAGATGTGTACAAAGTAACGACAAAATTATATCAACACTTACTAAAACATAAAGAGACACCAGACTTTCACTATGGAATCGGTCAATGTTATGGCAAAACTTACAATTACGAAACTTCGCTTTATCATCTTGAACAAGCGTTTATCACAAATAGAAACGAGGGAGCAAATTATTACGCCTACATTCTAGAACGAAATTTTCTGATGGATCGTGCTTATGAGTGGTATCACAAAGCTTTAAAGAATGGCTATGACGATGACTTATGGACTCTCTCACATTATGCTTACTTTCTAGAAAAGTACAACCGCCTAGAAGAAGCAGAACAAGTTTACAATGATGTTCTTACCAAAAATCCTGCTTACACTTGGGCAATAAAAAGGTATGCAGTTTTCTTACTGAAACAGAATGACTCTAATCGTTCTGTGCAGGTTATGCAAGATGCATTGCAAAAATTCCCTAACAACCCTTTTGTAAAACTCAACTATTTAGAATATCTCATCATCAGAGGAATGCTAGAAGAATATGATGAGTATTCTCAAAGTTTAGGTTATGACAAACTAGTATTGCCATTTCAAATACTAATCGATCTATTTGACTATTTTTGCTATTTTCTACTCCAGGGCAAAACAGATATTATGAGGGTGAAGTTCTATAAAGAGAAAATCAAAAAGTTTAAGGATGGAATTCATCGAGATTTTGATGATTTAACTGACATTCTTGCAACTAATAATGGCGATCTAGTTGAGTGGAAACGTTTACTTGAGGCGTTATTAGTTTAG
- a CDS encoding benzoate-CoA ligase family protein: MNQYEQLPDIFNVAAYFIKGNLHKGYGEKIALYYHDETYTYRKVSNEVCAAAGLLAELGLERENRIALLLPDSPDFVFAFWGAIWLGAIPVPINTACNLNDIEYILQDCRAKILLTTQDWQEKLSPIQSPFLQNILLIDGENSFRTLSNSFSQELSPAQTSPDEPAFWLYTSGSTGRPKGAIHIHRSMIVCAEQYGKATLGLHHNDITYSIAKMPFAYGLGNTLYMPMAVGAASILSDANNAFDIIADIHHYQPTILFAIPATYASILAVQDIAPLNAATLRLCVSAAEQLPKSIWQKWRNTYGKEICEGIGTTEFLHIFLSNRLGECRPGSSGKPVAGYDIRIIDENGVLMPTGEIGNLQVGGDSLMLRYWNRHQETRQVIYGKTMRTGDKYLCDEDGYFWFMGRKDDLFKVNGQWVSPFEIEDVLLQHESVLDVAVVPESESGENLTQVVAYVSLKFGFSESAELEESIRRFTKMQLPRFKAPKKIQFLERLPRTSTGKIHRKALLKASQLVQ; encoded by the coding sequence ATGAATCAGTACGAACAACTACCTGATATTTTTAATGTGGCAGCTTACTTTATCAAAGGTAATTTGCATAAAGGATATGGTGAAAAAATTGCTCTGTACTATCACGATGAGACGTACACGTATCGTAAAGTAAGTAATGAAGTTTGCGCTGCTGCTGGATTACTCGCTGAGTTAGGTTTAGAACGCGAAAATCGAATCGCACTCCTATTACCCGATAGCCCAGACTTTGTATTTGCCTTTTGGGGTGCGATTTGGTTAGGTGCTATACCTGTACCAATCAACACTGCGTGTAACTTGAATGATATTGAGTATATTCTGCAAGATTGCCGCGCTAAAATCTTACTCACAACTCAAGACTGGCAAGAAAAGCTTTCTCCAATTCAGTCTCCATTCTTACAAAATATTCTCCTTATAGATGGAGAGAACTCTTTTAGAACACTCTCAAACTCATTTTCTCAAGAACTATCGCCGGCACAAACATCACCCGACGAACCAGCATTCTGGCTGTATACTTCCGGTAGTACAGGTAGACCCAAAGGCGCGATTCACATTCATCGCAGTATGATTGTCTGCGCAGAGCAGTACGGTAAAGCGACTCTTGGTTTGCATCATAACGATATTACATATTCAATCGCCAAGATGCCATTTGCCTACGGTCTAGGAAACACTTTGTATATGCCAATGGCAGTTGGTGCAGCATCAATTTTATCGGATGCAAATAATGCCTTCGACATCATTGCCGATATTCATCACTATCAACCAACAATTTTGTTTGCAATTCCTGCTACTTATGCTAGTATTCTGGCAGTGCAAGACATTGCCCCTTTAAATGCTGCAACATTACGCTTATGTGTATCAGCAGCTGAGCAACTACCTAAAAGCATTTGGCAAAAATGGCGCAATACCTACGGTAAAGAAATTTGTGAAGGTATTGGCACAACTGAATTTTTACATATCTTTCTTTCAAATCGTTTAGGCGAATGCCGTCCAGGTAGTTCAGGTAAACCTGTTGCTGGTTACGATATCCGCATCATTGATGAGAATGGTGTCCTAATGCCTACTGGCGAAATTGGCAACTTGCAAGTAGGTGGCGATAGTTTGATGCTGCGGTATTGGAACCGTCATCAAGAAACACGCCAAGTGATCTACGGTAAGACCATGCGTACCGGAGATAAATATCTCTGTGATGAAGATGGCTATTTCTGGTTTATGGGACGCAAAGACGACCTTTTTAAGGTTAACGGGCAATGGGTGTCGCCCTTTGAAATTGAAGACGTGTTGCTGCAACACGAGAGTGTGCTTGATGTTGCAGTAGTACCAGAATCTGAAAGTGGTGAAAATTTAACTCAAGTTGTAGCCTACGTTAGCCTGAAGTTTGGTTTTTCCGAGTCGGCTGAACTAGAAGAAAGCATTCGTAGATTTACCAAAATGCAATTGCCTCGATTTAAAGCTCCGAAAAAGATTCAATTTTTAGAACGATTACCGCGTACGTCAACAGGAAAAATTCACCGCAAGGCATTACTTAAAGCTAGTCAATTGGTTCAATAA
- a CDS encoding beta-ketoacyl-[acyl-carrier-protein] synthase family protein has translation MKRVVITGIGVVAPLGIGKEQFWKNAIRGQSYLQADPEMEAMGIKSKVVCRVADFDLSDYCSGAEFDHLVEQDRVVQFGVVSGTAAIADSGLDLSQENPESLGIIFSSAIGGTPTIQKIFERCSEKGSQPLRHVATGENFYNAGMFNYPAALLARKHGFQGPCTSLSTGCTAGLDALGLSFELIRSGECQVMLAGASEAPLTSLTYATLDVIGSLSVADCEPEKASRPFDAKRGGFVISEAGAVLVLEELEHALERNAHIYAEVVSYYSVSNAFHMTDLPDHGVPMAAVMERTLNLGNVEPEELDYINAHGSSTPQNDLFETNAYKQVLGDKAYRLPISSTKSMIGHSLSSASLVGVVATLGAIELSVVHPTANYEFPDPNCDLDYVPNEARSTDVNTALLTASGFGGIHSAAIFKKYREEFLGE, from the coding sequence ATGAAACGAGTAGTAATTACAGGCATTGGTGTTGTGGCTCCTTTAGGAATCGGTAAGGAGCAGTTTTGGAAAAATGCAATTCGCGGACAATCGTATTTGCAAGCTGACCCTGAAATGGAAGCAATGGGTATTAAAAGCAAAGTCGTGTGTCGAGTTGCTGATTTTGATCTTTCCGATTACTGTTCAGGAGCGGAGTTTGACCATTTGGTTGAGCAAGATCGCGTAGTGCAGTTTGGTGTTGTTTCTGGTACGGCGGCGATCGCTGATTCAGGTTTAGACTTAAGTCAAGAAAACCCAGAATCTTTAGGAATTATCTTTTCCTCAGCGATCGGTGGTACGCCAACAATCCAAAAAATCTTTGAGCGATGCAGTGAAAAAGGCAGCCAACCCTTAAGACACGTTGCCACTGGTGAGAATTTCTACAACGCAGGTATGTTCAACTATCCTGCGGCACTTCTAGCACGAAAGCACGGATTTCAAGGACCGTGTACCTCGCTATCGACAGGTTGCACTGCTGGCTTAGATGCTTTAGGACTAAGTTTTGAACTGATTCGTTCTGGAGAATGCCAGGTGATGCTGGCAGGAGCTTCTGAAGCGCCGCTTACTAGTTTAACTTATGCCACACTCGACGTCATTGGTTCTCTTTCGGTAGCCGATTGCGAACCAGAAAAGGCATCTCGTCCATTTGATGCGAAGCGCGGTGGATTTGTCATTAGTGAAGCTGGTGCAGTATTAGTGCTAGAGGAATTAGAACATGCACTTGAGCGCAACGCCCACATTTATGCCGAAGTTGTGAGTTATTACAGCGTCAGTAATGCCTTTCATATGACTGATCTTCCCGATCACGGAGTCCCAATGGCAGCAGTGATGGAACGAACGCTAAACCTAGGCAATGTTGAACCAGAAGAGCTTGATTATATCAATGCACATGGCAGTTCTACACCGCAAAATGATCTATTTGAAACGAATGCTTACAAACAAGTACTAGGCGATAAAGCCTATCGCTTGCCAATTAGTTCAACTAAATCAATGATCGGTCATTCGCTTTCTTCTGCCAGTTTAGTAGGAGTTGTGGCAACTTTAGGTGCAATTGAACTTTCTGTTGTTCACCCAACAGCTAATTATGAGTTTCCTGATCCTAACTGCGATCTTGACTACGTACCCAACGAGGCACGTTCTACAGATGTCAACACTGCACTACTAACTGCGAGTGGCTTTGGTGGCATCCATTCCGCAGCAATTTTCAAAAAGTATCGGGAGGAATTTTTAGGTGAGTAA
- a CDS encoding methylenetetrahydrofolate reductase gives MIAANRLQTLLNAGHFVVSAELTPPRHYKIKPLISKAEKIAAYVDVVHINDNALSQARLSNVVAAHLIQQIGIEPVVQLTLRHKNRIALQSDLLGLAALGIRNVMILGGYPCSIGSDPDAKEVNDISAIDAIAATHNLTTYGKMFNGDAIAPAPDFYIGTIAVPSTAPDKLDESMALLAAKINRGARYIQLQATFDLTTMQQWMAEVVKRGWHKRVHFIGAVFPVSSWKGLEFLQTIPSFIIPNDVVERIRSSDRKSESLKVTLELIQGIQAIEGIRGIHLRLIGSSDCSQIVELAGLRQAQRSTIT, from the coding sequence ATGATTGCTGCAAATAGGTTACAAACATTGTTAAATGCTGGTCATTTTGTTGTGTCAGCTGAATTAACACCGCCGCGACACTACAAGATAAAGCCATTGATTAGCAAAGCGGAAAAGATTGCTGCCTACGTAGATGTAGTACACATAAATGACAATGCGCTTTCACAAGCACGGTTATCTAATGTTGTAGCCGCACACTTAATCCAGCAAATAGGAATTGAACCTGTTGTGCAATTAACACTACGTCACAAAAACCGGATTGCTTTGCAGAGTGACTTATTAGGACTAGCAGCACTAGGAATTCGTAATGTCATGATTTTAGGGGGTTATCCCTGTTCAATTGGTAGCGATCCAGATGCTAAGGAGGTAAATGACATCTCTGCAATTGATGCGATCGCCGCAACTCACAACCTAACAACGTACGGCAAAATGTTTAATGGAGATGCGATCGCGCCAGCTCCAGATTTTTATATAGGTACAATCGCAGTTCCTTCCACAGCGCCCGATAAATTAGATGAGAGCATGGCTCTTTTGGCGGCAAAGATTAATCGTGGTGCACGCTATATTCAGCTACAAGCAACTTTCGATCTGACCACAATGCAGCAATGGATGGCAGAAGTTGTGAAACGAGGATGGCACAAACGAGTTCATTTTATTGGAGCAGTTTTTCCTGTTAGTAGCTGGAAAGGACTTGAGTTTTTACAAACAATCCCAAGTTTCATCATCCCAAATGATGTAGTTGAGCGCATTCGCAGCAGCGATCGCAAGTCAGAAAGCCTTAAAGTCACTTTAGAGTTAATTCAAGGTATACAAGCCATCGAAGGCATTCGCGGTATTCACTTGCGATTAATTGGTTCTAGTGACTGTTCTCAGATTGTCGAATTAGCAGGACTACGACAAGCCCAACGCAGCACAATCACTTGA
- a CDS encoding cupin domain-containing protein codes for MVTQQQRHLVMGPSDVPTIADRGGEIHVLISPTSVQSTKLIMGTATVPVGGRVLCHAHPHGEECFYVLQGQGEIEIADVGVVPFQAGQAVLTPQGAAHSIVNVGNEEIRVVFASAPLAPSPKDGHIILEGEH; via the coding sequence ATGGTAACGCAGCAACAAAGACACTTGGTAATGGGACCAAGTGATGTTCCGACGATCGCCGACAGAGGTGGTGAAATTCATGTATTGATTTCTCCTACCAGCGTGCAGTCCACCAAGTTAATTATGGGCACAGCAACCGTACCAGTTGGCGGCAGAGTATTATGTCACGCACACCCACATGGTGAAGAGTGTTTTTACGTACTGCAAGGTCAAGGTGAAATCGAGATTGCAGACGTTGGTGTTGTACCCTTTCAAGCCGGACAAGCAGTACTGACTCCCCAAGGTGCAGCGCATTCGATTGTTAACGTTGGTAATGAGGAAATCCGAGTTGTCTTTGCCTCGGCTCCCTTAGCACCTTCCCCCAAAGACGGACACATTATTCTTGAAGGAGAACACTAA
- a CDS encoding 4'-phosphopantetheinyl transferase superfamily protein, with product MYLQLAQPKLAEVKGIGIDIASISKIASLVSRYNSETLTLLFTPDEIEQCQFAPHPSRYYAVCFSVKEAVGKALGTGLVDINWNEIETVIVQSGLTIKLRGVAQQKALQCGVKAWLATWCYWDDYVMVHVLSKGE from the coding sequence ATGTATCTACAACTTGCCCAACCAAAACTTGCCGAAGTTAAAGGGATAGGAATTGATATTGCATCTATTAGTAAAATTGCCTCTTTAGTAAGCCGCTACAACAGCGAAACGCTTACTCTACTTTTTACTCCCGACGAAATTGAACAGTGTCAGTTTGCACCGCATCCTAGTCGATATTACGCCGTCTGTTTTTCGGTTAAAGAAGCTGTAGGCAAAGCTTTAGGAACTGGATTAGTTGATATCAACTGGAATGAGATTGAAACAGTCATAGTTCAGTCGGGCTTGACAATTAAGTTGCGCGGCGTAGCACAACAAAAAGCATTGCAGTGTGGAGTGAAAGCATGGCTGGCAACTTGGTGCTATTGGGATGACTATGTGATGGTTCACGTTCTTTCAAAGGGCGAATAA